The Hippoglossus stenolepis isolate QCI-W04-F060 chromosome 11, HSTE1.2, whole genome shotgun sequence genome includes a window with the following:
- the epdr1 gene encoding mammalian ependymin-related protein 1, translated as MLRLSLVFLAAVVASGLGLRGPHVSGAAGPCLAPLQWEGRWVRYDHSTGRNNRASVSYDGLNQRVRVLQQLKKHSPCQRFFEYIYLYQSMVMFQIDQKTKDCSKIALTESWDPFDIPDNSTYEDQYFIGGPGDSVEVQEWSDRKPARKHESWVGVYTLKDCYPVQETYAKNSSVTTSTRFFNLQLGISDPDVFTPPSTCQSARPEGMTETADEVLETGRSNKIALG; from the exons ATGCTCCGGCTGTCGCTCGTGTTTCTGGCCGCCGTCGTGGCTTCTGGTCTCGGGCTCCGCGGGCCCCACGTCTCCGGGGCGGCCGGGCCCTGCCTCGCCCCGCTGCAGTGGGAGGGCCGGTGGGTGCGGTACGACCACAGCACCGGGAGGAACAACCGCGCCTCGGTTTCCTACGACGGCCTGAACCAGAGGGTtcgagtcctgcagcagctgaagaaacaCAGCCCGTGTCAGAG GTTTTTTGAGTACATCTACCTGTACCAGAGCATGGTGATGTTCCAGATTGACCAGAAGACCAAAGACTGCTCTAAGATCGCACTGACGGAGAGCTGGGATCCCTTCGACATCCCTGACAACTCCACGTATGAGGACCAGTACTTCATCGGAGGCCCTGGGGACAGCGTGGAGGTTCAGGAGTGGTCGGACAGGAAGCCGGCACGCAAAC ATGAGAGCTGGGTGGGCGTCTACACCTTGAAGGACTGTTATCCCGTGCAGGAGACCTACGCCAAGAACAGCAGCGTCACCACCTCTACCCGCTTCTTCAACCTCCAGCTGGGCATCAGCGACCCCGACGTCTTCACCCCACCCAGCACCTGTCAGTCAGCTCGGCCCGAGGGGATGACCGAGACCGCTGATGAGGTCCTAGAAACTGGACGCTCAAATAAAATTGCATTAGGTTAA